In Shouchella patagoniensis, the following are encoded in one genomic region:
- a CDS encoding cystathionine gamma-synthase family protein, translating to MTQFKNAKLATKAVWAGEKEYLVHGATQVPVIPSVAFGYDDMDEWYEVAIGRKKGHIYGRNTNPTVQAFEDKVKVLEGANAATSFSTGMAAISNTLYTFLRPGDRVVTIKDTYGGTNKIFTEFLPNMNIDVQFCETGNDEQIREETVKGCKILYLETPTNPTVKITDIKKCAEAAKEAGALVVVDNTFATPVNQNPLALGADLVIHSATKFLGGHADALGGVVVGLDKALVEAIYHYREINGATMDPWAAYLLLRGMKTLDLRVKRQAENAMKLATYLKTVEGVEAVFYPGLTDHPNHDIAKAQMSGFGGMLSFAVAGGVDTVRHLLPKLQYANRAANLGAVETTVGPARTTSHVECTPEERAAMGIPEGLIRVSCGIEDADDIIQDFKQAFEAAKVGV from the coding sequence ATGACACAATTTAAGAATGCAAAATTAGCAACAAAAGCCGTATGGGCCGGAGAAAAAGAATATTTGGTTCATGGAGCAACTCAAGTACCGGTTATCCCAAGTGTCGCATTTGGTTATGACGATATGGATGAGTGGTATGAAGTAGCTATAGGTAGAAAAAAAGGTCATATTTATGGAAGAAACACAAATCCAACCGTTCAAGCTTTTGAAGATAAAGTGAAAGTGTTAGAAGGCGCAAATGCAGCAACTAGTTTTTCGACAGGTATGGCGGCAATCTCAAACACACTTTACACATTTCTACGTCCAGGAGACCGAGTGGTCACGATTAAAGATACGTATGGCGGAACAAACAAGATTTTTACTGAGTTTTTACCCAATATGAATATAGATGTTCAGTTTTGTGAAACAGGCAATGATGAGCAGATCAGAGAAGAAACAGTGAAAGGGTGTAAAATTTTATATCTAGAAACACCAACAAACCCCACAGTTAAAATTACAGACATTAAAAAATGTGCAGAAGCGGCGAAAGAGGCAGGCGCACTTGTTGTAGTGGACAATACGTTTGCGACACCAGTTAACCAGAACCCACTTGCGTTAGGAGCAGACCTCGTTATTCATAGTGCAACAAAGTTTCTTGGGGGTCATGCAGATGCACTTGGTGGTGTAGTAGTCGGACTTGATAAAGCTTTAGTAGAAGCCATTTACCATTACCGTGAAATAAATGGAGCAACAATGGATCCGTGGGCTGCCTATTTACTTCTCCGGGGAATGAAAACGCTTGATTTAAGAGTGAAACGACAAGCGGAAAATGCTATGAAGCTTGCAACTTATTTAAAAACAGTTGAAGGTGTTGAAGCAGTTTTTTATCCAGGGCTCACTGATCATCCAAACCACGATATCGCTAAAGCACAAATGTCAGGCTTTGGCGGCATGCTAAGTTTCGCTGTTGCAGGAGGAGTGGATACAGTACGTCACTTGCTTCCGAAGCTACAATATGCGAATCGTGCAGCCAACTTAGGTGCAGTTGAAACAACGGTCGGACCAGCACGAACAACGAGCCATGTTGAATGTACACCAGAAGAGCGAGCTGCAATGGGAATACCAGAAGGTCTTATTCGAGTTTCTTGCGGAATAGAAGACGCAGATGACATTATACAAGATTTTAAACAGGCGTTTGAGGCTGCCAAAGTAGGCGTTTAA
- a CDS encoding M20 metallopeptidase family protein, whose translation MHAIVARAKELEEQLIAWRRDLHAQPECSFQEKKTAAYVVEILTTIPGMVVKTNVGGYGVVGSLKAGSGKTIALRADMDALPITEMNQVPYVSKNPGAMHACGHDAHTAILLGAAVLIGELMRSGTITGTVLFLFQPAEEAMDVNGKTGAVHMIEAGVLKGVDMAFALHVCPWHEKETVQLHKGASMASYDVFKGRIKGTGGHGAYPHLGVDPIWLLSQVLPVLYSVPGRRTSPLEPTVLSIGKIQTGEANNVIPEEVYLEGTIRCYNEKIRESISHEVKRAFQLADVFGGKGSCEIERGEPALINDEDAVEVIKLTAQALYPEEKIVDEPYGLGSEDFAHIAQSCKAAMFFLGCKPTHGQFDLHTPDFQIDETCLIKGTALMAGITLQTLGAEGEEG comes from the coding sequence ATGCACGCTATTGTAGCACGTGCAAAGGAATTAGAGGAACAACTAATTGCGTGGAGACGGGATTTGCACGCACAGCCAGAATGTAGTTTCCAAGAAAAGAAGACTGCAGCATATGTTGTTGAAATTTTAACGACCATTCCAGGAATGGTCGTTAAAACAAATGTTGGTGGTTACGGAGTTGTTGGCAGCCTAAAAGCTGGTTCTGGAAAAACGATTGCATTACGTGCAGATATGGACGCGTTGCCAATAACAGAAATGAATCAAGTTCCTTATGTAAGTAAAAATCCTGGTGCAATGCATGCGTGTGGTCATGATGCCCATACAGCTATCTTACTAGGAGCAGCTGTTTTAATTGGAGAATTAATGCGATCTGGTACTATAACTGGTACTGTGCTGTTCTTGTTTCAACCAGCGGAAGAAGCAATGGATGTGAATGGTAAGACTGGAGCTGTGCATATGATTGAAGCTGGTGTCTTAAAGGGAGTGGATATGGCCTTTGCTTTACATGTGTGCCCGTGGCACGAGAAAGAAACGGTCCAACTACACAAAGGCGCATCAATGGCTAGTTATGATGTCTTCAAGGGTCGAATTAAAGGGACTGGGGGGCATGGGGCCTATCCCCATTTAGGTGTCGACCCCATCTGGCTTCTGTCACAAGTTCTACCCGTTCTTTATAGTGTTCCTGGGAGACGAACTTCTCCACTAGAACCAACCGTCTTAAGCATTGGTAAAATACAGACGGGAGAAGCGAACAATGTCATCCCGGAAGAAGTTTATCTGGAAGGCACGATACGTTGTTATAACGAAAAAATACGAGAATCAATAAGTCACGAAGTCAAGCGAGCGTTTCAACTAGCAGATGTGTTTGGTGGGAAAGGGAGCTGTGAAATTGAACGAGGGGAACCAGCGTTAATTAATGACGAAGATGCAGTAGAAGTAATTAAATTAACAGCACAAGCGCTTTATCCAGAAGAGAAAATTGTAGATGAACCATATGGATTGGGGAGTGAAGACTTTGCCCATATCGCCCAATCATGCAAGGCTGCCATGTTTTTCTTAGGATGTAAACCGACACATGGACAATTTGATTTGCATACACCTGATTTTCAAATTGATGAAACATGTTTAATAAAAGGAACAGCTCTAATGGCTGGTATCACTTTACAAACGTTAGGAGCAGAGGGGGAAGAAGGATGA
- a CDS encoding homoserine dehydrogenase, which translates to MTLKLALLGFGVVGQGLVEHLINHGEKVKEETGFEPMVVAISDFKKGSIYDPKGLDLKKVLEVLHTFGSLEEYPDSSDLVRDLDAVSTILQTNANTIVEATFTNVKTGEPALTHCKTAFAAKKHVVMTNKGPIALAFHELSELAKKHGTFLGYEGTVMSGTPSLRLPQTTLMGNTIHKISGILNGTTNFMLTEMETGKTYEEALKDAQSLGYAEADPTSDVEGYDAVYKVVILANAVMGKRITVGDVERKGLNTLSTNDISEAQKNNKCWKMLGAVEETAEGTIHAAVKPMLLDKSHPLAAVTGATNAITYSCNMSGEITLTGAGAGKSETGYALLIDLIHCEQQMKNQSHTLENLR; encoded by the coding sequence ATGACGTTGAAGCTAGCACTGCTTGGATTTGGAGTCGTTGGCCAAGGGTTAGTTGAACATTTGATAAATCATGGGGAGAAGGTAAAAGAAGAAACAGGTTTTGAACCGATGGTGGTCGCAATATCTGATTTTAAAAAAGGATCAATCTATGATCCAAAAGGGCTTGATTTGAAAAAAGTTCTTGAAGTGCTCCATACATTCGGATCGCTTGAAGAATATCCAGATTCAAGCGATCTTGTTCGCGACCTTGATGCTGTATCTACTATATTACAAACAAATGCGAATACAATTGTTGAAGCAACCTTTACGAATGTAAAGACTGGTGAACCAGCACTAACACACTGCAAGACGGCTTTTGCGGCAAAGAAACATGTTGTAATGACGAATAAAGGACCCATTGCTTTAGCTTTCCATGAACTGTCGGAGCTTGCAAAGAAACATGGAACGTTCTTAGGTTATGAGGGAACTGTGATGAGCGGTACTCCTTCTTTAAGGTTGCCACAGACAACGTTAATGGGGAATACGATTCATAAAATTAGTGGCATTTTAAATGGAACAACGAATTTTATGCTGACAGAAATGGAAACAGGAAAAACATATGAGGAAGCATTAAAAGACGCACAATCGCTTGGTTATGCGGAAGCCGACCCGACAAGTGATGTTGAAGGGTACGATGCGGTGTATAAAGTGGTTATCCTCGCAAACGCAGTAATGGGGAAGCGAATAACAGTTGGTGATGTAGAGCGGAAAGGGTTAAATACATTAAGTACAAACGATATTTCAGAGGCTCAGAAGAACAACAAATGTTGGAAAATGCTTGGCGCTGTTGAAGAAACAGCTGAAGGAACCATTCATGCAGCGGTAAAGCCAATGTTACTAGATAAATCCCATCCTTTAGCTGCTGTGACTGGTGCAACGAATGCAATCACGTACTCATGCAACATGTCAGGCGAAATTACTCTTACTGGCGCGGGTGCGGGAAAAAGTGAGACAGGGTACGCTTTATTAATTGATTTAATTCATTGTGAGCAGCAGATGAAAAACCAGAGTCATACACTTGAAAATCTTCGCTAG
- a CDS encoding aldehyde dehydrogenase family protein — protein sequence MKLDLKRQKMLLAGEWVEREETLEVRNPEDDDLIAVVPKASSADMEEAIKRAKKGAALSAALPVHQRMAILNKAADYVLQHAEEFARTISLEGSKTIREARKEAGRCAETLKLSAEEARRVTGETIPFDQSPGGEGRVGYYERCPLGIIGAITPFNDPLNLVAHKIGPAIAAGNAIVLKPATATPLSALLLAKAFMHAELPSGILSVVTGKGSEIGETLMTHPDVRMISFTGGMEAGMKIAKQAGLKKKSMELGSNSPVIVLNDANVEDAVTSCVSGAFWAAGQNCIGVQRLYIEEGVYDMFKDQFVQQAKTYRVGPKLNEKTDMGPLISEDEAKRIEFTVEDAKRSGAILLCGGKRNGAFYEPTVLEDVPSNCHLGKEEIFGPVALLYKIDSLEEGIQKANETEYGLQAGLFTKNMDAAFKISSQLDVGGVMINDSSDFRIDAMPFGGMKQSGLGREGVRFSIQEMTEQKVVCFKLG from the coding sequence ATGAAATTGGATTTAAAACGTCAAAAAATGTTGCTTGCAGGCGAATGGGTTGAACGTGAAGAGACGTTAGAGGTTAGAAATCCTGAAGATGATGACTTAATTGCTGTTGTTCCGAAGGCATCCTCTGCCGATATGGAAGAAGCCATAAAGCGAGCAAAAAAAGGCGCTGCCCTTTCAGCTGCACTCCCTGTACATCAACGCATGGCAATATTAAATAAAGCAGCTGATTATGTCTTGCAACACGCTGAAGAGTTTGCAAGGACAATTAGCTTGGAAGGAAGCAAAACGATTCGTGAAGCACGGAAAGAAGCGGGGCGCTGTGCTGAAACATTAAAACTATCCGCGGAAGAAGCACGGAGAGTTACTGGCGAAACGATTCCATTTGACCAATCACCAGGCGGCGAAGGAAGGGTTGGTTATTATGAACGCTGTCCTTTAGGGATTATCGGTGCTATCACGCCCTTCAATGATCCTCTTAATTTAGTCGCTCATAAAATTGGTCCAGCGATTGCCGCAGGGAATGCGATTGTATTAAAACCGGCTACTGCAACGCCGTTAAGTGCGTTGTTATTAGCAAAAGCATTTATGCATGCCGAGCTCCCGTCGGGTATCCTTTCTGTTGTAACAGGTAAAGGAAGTGAAATTGGTGAAACGTTAATGACTCATCCGGATGTACGTATGATCTCATTTACTGGTGGAATGGAAGCAGGTATGAAAATAGCAAAACAAGCAGGCTTAAAAAAGAAAAGCATGGAACTTGGGTCGAATTCACCGGTCATTGTGTTAAATGATGCCAATGTAGAAGATGCAGTTACTTCATGTGTAAGTGGTGCATTTTGGGCTGCTGGTCAGAACTGCATCGGTGTGCAGCGTCTGTATATCGAGGAAGGCGTTTATGACATGTTTAAAGATCAATTTGTACAGCAGGCAAAGACCTATAGAGTGGGTCCAAAGCTTAATGAAAAGACGGATATGGGACCACTTATTTCAGAAGATGAGGCAAAGCGGATTGAATTTACGGTAGAAGATGCAAAGCGTTCGGGTGCTATTCTTTTATGTGGCGGCAAAAGAAACGGTGCGTTTTATGAACCGACGGTCTTAGAAGATGTGCCGTCTAACTGTCATCTTGGAAAAGAAGAAATCTTTGGGCCGGTTGCTTTACTTTATAAAATCGACTCATTAGAAGAAGGCATTCAAAAAGCGAATGAAACAGAGTATGGCTTGCAGGCCGGTCTTTTTACAAAAAATATGGATGCCGCATTTAAGATCAGTAGCCAGTTAGATGTGGGAGGGGTAATGATTAACGATAGTTCAGATTTTCGTATTGATGCAATGCCTTTTGGTGGTATGAAACAATCAGGCCTTGGGCGAGAAGGCGTTCGGTTCTCAATACAGGAAATGACGGAACAGAAAGTAGTTTGTTTTAAATTAGGTTAA
- a CDS encoding transporter substrate-binding domain-containing protein, whose translation MKKVLRTTMAAFTLLLLAACGSDGGSGDAEENSNEETGDDVVTYNIATDNNFVPFEFIDLETNELVGFDIDLMKAIAEEAGFEVEFHQMEFSGALNGVQQGQYDAAINGMSITEERKENIDFSDPYYESGLILAVAEDNETIQTIDDLDASMTVSTRQSSTSQSYLEENVDANVDAYPEVTEAYQALITGHVDAALYDMPNVQYFIQQQGEGSMKVVGERLTGEDYGIAFPKGSDLVEPVNEAMATLMENGTYGDIYEEYFGERPEGM comes from the coding sequence ATGAAAAAAGTACTGAGGACAACAATGGCAGCATTTACTCTTTTGTTGCTCGCTGCATGCGGTAGTGATGGGGGATCTGGAGATGCAGAAGAGAACAGTAATGAAGAAACTGGAGACGATGTCGTTACATATAATATCGCTACTGATAATAACTTTGTACCATTTGAATTTATTGATTTAGAAACAAATGAATTGGTTGGTTTTGACATCGACTTAATGAAGGCGATTGCAGAAGAAGCTGGTTTTGAAGTTGAATTTCATCAGATGGAGTTTTCTGGTGCTTTAAATGGAGTGCAGCAAGGACAATATGATGCTGCTATTAATGGGATGAGTATTACCGAAGAACGGAAAGAAAATATTGATTTCTCTGATCCTTATTATGAGTCAGGGTTGATCTTAGCAGTTGCTGAAGATAATGAAACCATTCAAACAATTGATGATCTGGATGCATCAATGACTGTTTCAACGAGACAAAGTTCCACGAGCCAAAGTTATTTAGAAGAAAATGTAGATGCTAACGTTGATGCATATCCAGAAGTTACAGAAGCCTACCAAGCTTTAATTACAGGACATGTAGATGCAGCTTTATATGATATGCCAAACGTACAGTATTTTATTCAACAACAAGGAGAAGGTTCGATGAAAGTTGTTGGTGAAAGGTTAACAGGGGAAGATTACGGCATTGCATTCCCAAAAGGTTCAGATTTAGTTGAACCTGTAAATGAAGCAATGGCTACATTAATGGAAAATGGGACATATGGTGATATTTATGAAGAATACTTCGGTGAACGACCAGAAGGTATGTAA